The following proteins are encoded in a genomic region of Enoplosus armatus isolate fEnoArm2 chromosome 11, fEnoArm2.hap1, whole genome shotgun sequence:
- the LOC139292131 gene encoding LIM and senescent cell antigen-like-containing domain protein 1 isoform X3 → MNSFLRLKELSNSDLYRRRQERPDSYGSLAGNSLSNMANALANAMCERCKSGFAPAEKIVNSNGELYHEQCFVCAQCFQQFPEGLFYEFEGRKYCEHDFQMLFAPCCHQCGEFIIGRVIKAMNNSWHPDCFCCDICQAVLADVGFVKNAGRHLCRPCHNREKARGLGKYICQKCHAIIEEQPLLFKNDPYHPDHFNCNNCGKELTADARELKGELYCLPCHDKMGVPICGACRRPIEGRVVNAMGKQWHVEHFVCAKCEKPFLGHRHYERKGLAYCETHYNQLFGDVCYHCNRVIEGDVVSALNKAWCVNCFACSTCNTKLTLKNKFVEFDMKPVCKKCYEKFPLELKKRLKKLSETVARK, encoded by the exons caacATGGCCAATGCCCTGGCCAATGCCATGTGTGAGCGCTGCAAGAGTGGCTTCGCCCCGGCTGAGAAGATAGTGAACAGTAACGGGGAACTTTACCATGAGCAGTGCTTTGTGTGCGCCCAGTGTTTCCAACAGTTCCCAGAGGGTCTCTTCTATGAG TTTGAAGGCAGGAAATACTGTGAACATGACTTCCAGATGCTGTTCGCTCCCTGCTGCCACCAGTGTG GTGAGTTCATCATTGGCCGCGTGATCAAGGCCATGAACAACAGTTGGCATCCAGACTGTTTCTGCTGTGATATCTGCCAGGCTGTGCTCGCTGATGTAGGATTTGTTAAGAATGCTGGAAG GCACCTGTGTCGTCCATGTcacaacagagagaaagctCGGGGCCTTGGCAAGTACATCTGTCAGAAATGTCACGCCATTATTGAGGAGCAGCCTCTGCTGTTCAAGAATGACCCATACCACCCCGATCACTTCAACTGCAACAACTGCGG TAAGGAGCTGACGGCTGATGCCAGGGAACTGAAGGGGGAGCTCTACTGTCTGCCCTGCCATGACAAGATGGGGGTCCCCATCTGCGGGGCCTGTAGGAGACCCATCGAGGGCCGTGTGGTTAATGCCATGGGCAAGCAGTGGCATGTGGAG cattttgtgtgtgctAAGTGTGAGAAACCCTTCCTGGGACATCGTCACTATGAACGCAAGGGCCTGGCCTACTGTGAAACCCACTATAACCAG CTGTTTGGAGACGTTTGCTACCACTGCAATCGTGTTATCGAAGGAGATg TGGTGTCTGCCCTCAACAAGGCTTGGTGTGTCAACTGTTTTGCCTGCTCTACCTGCAACACCAAGCTCACCCTCAA GAACAAGTTTGTGGAGTTTGACATGAAGCCAGTGTGTAAGAAGTGCTATGAGAAATTCCCTctggagctgaagaagaggCTGAAGAAGCTGTCTGAAACTGTTGCACGGAAGTAA
- the LOC139292131 gene encoding LIM and senescent cell antigen-like-containing domain protein 1 isoform X1, whose product MANALANAMCERCKSGFAPAEKIVNSNGELYHEQCFVCAQCFQQFPEGLFYEFEGRKYCEHDFQMLFAPCCHQCGEFIIGRVIKAMNNSWHPDCFCCDICQAVLADVGFVKNAGRHLCRPCHNREKARGLGKYICQKCHAIIEEQPLLFKNDPYHPDHFNCNNCGKELTADARELKGELYCLPCHDKMGVPICGACRRPIEGRVVNAMGKQWHVEHFVCAKCEKPFLGHRHYERKGLAYCETHYNQLFGDVCYHCNRVIEGDVVSALNKAWCVNCFACSTCNTKLTLKDKFVEVDLKPVCKHCYDRLPDDMKRRLAKRERDSKEKKKKLLIPMNKFVEFDMKPVCKKCYEKFPLELKKRLKKLSETVARK is encoded by the exons ATGGCCAATGCCCTGGCCAATGCCATGTGTGAGCGCTGCAAGAGTGGCTTCGCCCCGGCTGAGAAGATAGTGAACAGTAACGGGGAACTTTACCATGAGCAGTGCTTTGTGTGCGCCCAGTGTTTCCAACAGTTCCCAGAGGGTCTCTTCTATGAG TTTGAAGGCAGGAAATACTGTGAACATGACTTCCAGATGCTGTTCGCTCCCTGCTGCCACCAGTGTG GTGAGTTCATCATTGGCCGCGTGATCAAGGCCATGAACAACAGTTGGCATCCAGACTGTTTCTGCTGTGATATCTGCCAGGCTGTGCTCGCTGATGTAGGATTTGTTAAGAATGCTGGAAG GCACCTGTGTCGTCCATGTcacaacagagagaaagctCGGGGCCTTGGCAAGTACATCTGTCAGAAATGTCACGCCATTATTGAGGAGCAGCCTCTGCTGTTCAAGAATGACCCATACCACCCCGATCACTTCAACTGCAACAACTGCGG TAAGGAGCTGACGGCTGATGCCAGGGAACTGAAGGGGGAGCTCTACTGTCTGCCCTGCCATGACAAGATGGGGGTCCCCATCTGCGGGGCCTGTAGGAGACCCATCGAGGGCCGTGTGGTTAATGCCATGGGCAAGCAGTGGCATGTGGAG cattttgtgtgtgctAAGTGTGAGAAACCCTTCCTGGGACATCGTCACTATGAACGCAAGGGCCTGGCCTACTGTGAAACCCACTATAACCAG CTGTTTGGAGACGTTTGCTACCACTGCAATCGTGTTATCGAAGGAGATg TGGTGTCTGCCCTCAACAAGGCTTGGTGTGTCAACTGTTTTGCCTGCTCTACCTGCAACACCAAGCTCACCCTCAA GGATAAGTTTGTGGAGGTGGATCTGAAGCCGGTGTGTAAGCACTGCTATGACCGCCTGCCGGACGACATGAAACGCCGGTTGGCCAAGCGTGAACGCGActcaaaagagaagaagaagaaattattGATACCCAT GAACAAGTTTGTGGAGTTTGACATGAAGCCAGTGTGTAAGAAGTGCTATGAGAAATTCCCTctggagctgaagaagaggCTGAAGAAGCTGTCTGAAACTGTTGCACGGAAGTAA
- the LOC139292131 gene encoding LIM and senescent cell antigen-like-containing domain protein 1 isoform X2, with amino-acid sequence MANALANAMCERCKSGFAPAEKIVNSNGELYHEQCFVCAQCFQQFPEGLFYEFEGRKYCEHDFQMLFAPCCHQCGEFIIGRVIKAMNNSWHPDCFCCDICQAVLADVGFVKNAGRHLCRPCHNREKARGLGKYICQKCHAIIEEQPLLFKNDPYHPDHFNCNNCGKELTADARELKGELYCLPCHDKMGVPICGACRRPIEGRVVNAMGKQWHVEHFVCAKCEKPFLGHRHYERKGLAYCETHYNQLFGDVCYHCNRVIEGDVVSALNKAWCVNCFACSTCNTKLTLKNKFVEFDMKPVCKKCYEKFPLELKKRLKKLSETVARK; translated from the exons ATGGCCAATGCCCTGGCCAATGCCATGTGTGAGCGCTGCAAGAGTGGCTTCGCCCCGGCTGAGAAGATAGTGAACAGTAACGGGGAACTTTACCATGAGCAGTGCTTTGTGTGCGCCCAGTGTTTCCAACAGTTCCCAGAGGGTCTCTTCTATGAG TTTGAAGGCAGGAAATACTGTGAACATGACTTCCAGATGCTGTTCGCTCCCTGCTGCCACCAGTGTG GTGAGTTCATCATTGGCCGCGTGATCAAGGCCATGAACAACAGTTGGCATCCAGACTGTTTCTGCTGTGATATCTGCCAGGCTGTGCTCGCTGATGTAGGATTTGTTAAGAATGCTGGAAG GCACCTGTGTCGTCCATGTcacaacagagagaaagctCGGGGCCTTGGCAAGTACATCTGTCAGAAATGTCACGCCATTATTGAGGAGCAGCCTCTGCTGTTCAAGAATGACCCATACCACCCCGATCACTTCAACTGCAACAACTGCGG TAAGGAGCTGACGGCTGATGCCAGGGAACTGAAGGGGGAGCTCTACTGTCTGCCCTGCCATGACAAGATGGGGGTCCCCATCTGCGGGGCCTGTAGGAGACCCATCGAGGGCCGTGTGGTTAATGCCATGGGCAAGCAGTGGCATGTGGAG cattttgtgtgtgctAAGTGTGAGAAACCCTTCCTGGGACATCGTCACTATGAACGCAAGGGCCTGGCCTACTGTGAAACCCACTATAACCAG CTGTTTGGAGACGTTTGCTACCACTGCAATCGTGTTATCGAAGGAGATg TGGTGTCTGCCCTCAACAAGGCTTGGTGTGTCAACTGTTTTGCCTGCTCTACCTGCAACACCAAGCTCACCCTCAA GAACAAGTTTGTGGAGTTTGACATGAAGCCAGTGTGTAAGAAGTGCTATGAGAAATTCCCTctggagctgaagaagaggCTGAAGAAGCTGTCTGAAACTGTTGCACGGAAGTAA